Genomic window (Zingiber officinale cultivar Zhangliang chromosome 2B, Zo_v1.1, whole genome shotgun sequence):
ACTTATAGAATTTTAAATCATTTCAAGTCAAAAtcaatatatttttgaaaacctCTTTAAGATATTTATGTAGTCCTATCTAAATTTGATTTGAATGGATTGAGTAAAAAATTAAAGATGTACTCTCAATTTAATTCAttattcttaatttatattataaaattCAGATCTAAACATAAATGTATTAAAGAGGTTTTtagaaatatattatttttaatttgaaataatTCGGAGTTCATCAAACAATTTTGTATGACTGATGTGATGATgacaaagagaaaaagaaagggtatttgaaaataattgtttaaaattttgatatataaaaggataaaaataaaatttactaagCTGGGTGAGTAaattatggatttttttttactaaaaagatATTTCTCTTTTCAGCGTACTAGGAATTTCCAAAAAATGAACATCATTAttcattatttctttttataaaataaGCTTGCATCAAACCATGTGTTTCTAATGAAATGCCTAAACCCTAAAATGATACGAACGAACCTTAATTTACACAAGATTTGTGAATATGATCTTCAGCTAGGGCAACAGAAAATCTAGCTCGCATGCTATCAAGCTCGATTCGAGTGGGAGTGAAACCTACTGAGGGTGCTAATGTAAGTTAGGGTTGATCTTATTTTTTTAGCTTGAACAGGGAAGAAACACAGAAAAACTTGTAAATTATTTTATCATCCACTAAAACAACATTACTCTCAATTTTCCAGCCTCAATGAACAAGGTTTAAGGCTATGcttttcctcttatttttccttttttaggAGGGATTCTAGTTTTCTGATCCACTCAAATGACATTTATTTTATCTCCCATTTAATGCTGAATTTATAGACAACATCAATGTCCAATGGAGGCGTTCAGTTGCATTTCTTGAGAGGCCTTCTCCTGCAACTTGGCATCATGTTGCTCTAAATACTCCTTGCTGTTCATCTCTGTCAatctgaaagaaaaaaaaaagttcagaATGTCGTTAGGGTCTGATGTTGATATCTTCAATCTCCTCTCATAATTGATTACTCTAGGAGCATGCTTTACCTACTAATGGTGCGGTCCTTCGCGAATCCTAGCTCGTTGTCGACACAGAGGTCTAGATCATCTTTCTTCAGCGACCGTGAAGATGTTCTTGGGGAGATCTTCTGCGCGTCGCTGATGGTCACAATGCTTTCAAATAGTTCAACTGGATCTGCTTCGGCTGTGCATAGTAGTCTAGCCTTGTTTTCATACATCACCTGTTGGAGAACAACTTTAAGCATGAGATTGGAGGAGTGAATTGCTCAAAATGTTCATCCAAACTTTGTCAAGGGAACAACTCAAATTGCTAAAATGTTTTGTCGACAGGAATTCAAACACAAGAACTGGTGAAAAGATCAATGAAAGTAAATGAAGAAATCTGACCATGAAATTCAGCATAGTTGAGATATTTGGCTTTTAAAACAAGTCATTTATCTAATAATATGCATTAAAATCATGAGAAAGAACAATATAATCGGCCGAAGAAGAATGAGGCCAAGAAATTTTCCTTTCACCTACTGTTATAAAAGAGAAGATCAATACAACATGAGGTTGTTAATAGGAAAAAAACCTTCTTTGAAAAATCTCTATCTAGTGTCCAGTACTACATGGTTCCCCTCTTCGAGAACTCCTTGTGCTCTTGAGGATCATCATCTTCGTGATTTGACCCAGTAGGGTTCAAATAGATTGGCCCAAGGGGCCACCAAATTCTAGGCGCCCAAACTATGTGATCTATATGATCAAATAAATCCCGATCCTCAAAGAAAAGAGGAAGTGATATGGACAAAAAGAACAAAGTTACTTGGACAAATCTTATTTATTGATAACCTTAAACCAACCAATTGAATATCAATTAGTTCATAACCAATTATGTAATGTGAACCATGCATTAGCATAAGCAATCAAGGAGTAGCTCTGTAACTTAGATATCATAATGGCTTCACAAAATCTAGGACATACATCAACCAGCGTGACAAAGCGGTATGCTGCTGTCCTGTTGTGGATCCCAAATTTTGGTACACCTTCCAGAGCAAGTGTATGGAAATTTTCTGCAGTGAATGAGAGGGTTAGAATGTAAAGATCAGTTATAGAACAACATGGAAACATGACTGATCGTCAAAGCAATGCAATAAAAGGATTTCAATTTTTtctacaaaataaaagaaaaacatcTTACTGAATAGACCAAAGTAGTCTGCTGCCCCTAAAGGTCTATCGCATAGGTCTTCAAATGGAAAGTGTGCACATCCATTAGCGCCTAATGGGACCTTTATAGGCGAAAAATGACAGAAACATGAGAGCTAGAAACTATAAAGGATAGTACTAATTCAGAAAATTTATGTTGTAAAATGTGCCTGCAATTTTCTGCCCATTACAACTTCCACGACTTGGGGCCCTGGTATCTCATTTCCAATCAAATGATGGAACTTCTGTTTGAGAAGACCAGGGTACCCCTTTCCGATAAAATAGAAGCCTGTCTCAGCCTGCATGGAAGTAATTGTATTTTTATAAGTGGAAGTTGTTGAACAAAAGAAAACATGGAGTGCATATTACTGAAGACTGTGCTAAACTTACAGAACCCAATTTCCGGTAGTCTGTTGAGGAACCAATAGCGTGATCAACACACCTTTCCTGTCACAAAATTTCCACCAAAATAAGCAGCGGGGTTCGTATACACTAATGCTAGAAAGAAACCTATAAGGTTAATATATTATGCACATCTATAGGATCAATACCTTCAATGTTTCAATAAATGGTAAAAAAAGATCCCTCTGCAAACCACCTTCATACAGGCGATCTGGAGCACGATTTGAAGTAGAGACGAGAACCTAAAGAAAGTCAGTAAAGAGACTCAGGTCAAGGTTGTTTCTGCTTTAATCTACCAGGAAAATTTGTTCAAGAAAGATCAGAGTGCATACAGTTCCTTTGTTGAACAAATGTCGAAAAAGTCGATTTAGTATAAGAGCATCAGCCACATCAGTTACCTGTTATTGACACAATCAAGACTAATTGAGCCACAAAAGCAAGAGTGGCTAGAGAAATATGTTGCAGTAAGGATGAGCGTACCATAAATTCATCAAGACATAATAGAATCGAATCGTCTGATATCTCTCCTGCAACAACCTCTAGTGGATCTGCTACTCCTTTGTGCATCTACAGTATGTTATTTTAGGCAGAGAATACAAACCATTAAGAGGGAAATTGTTTATAAAGCTCATTTGATTAGCGTTTGAACTTTATAGAGAATCAGCTCACCTGCAAGCGGCTATGTACATTTAACATAAAATCATGGAAATGAATCCGCTTTTTTCTCCAATTAGATGGCCTGCAGAAGATCAAACAAGAGTCAGAAAAGATCGATTAAAGGTGTGCATCACTAGTTGCAAAATTATGATAAGAGtgttttgtaatatttttcaTCTGCTAGAAATAAACTGGTGTTTACTTGCATAGGAAAAGCATCTTATAGTGACTATAATTTAGACAAGATCTTCAAAGAGGAAATCTCAAATACCCGCTAGTTGAAGGAATTTAAgaacatattaaaaattatttcttgt
Coding sequences:
- the LOC122047229 gene encoding AFG1-like ATPase; amino-acid sequence: MMRSFGRALGQVHGLSRLLRREILHAGIGKNGKLLVICNPVAELRRVSCSREMNSLDHSMMLSKLMSTTAYDSGVIPDTGGAGPLLEYERRIASGELVDGDSFQVDTVLALQRLYGELVDHEESCQLDRYTASRKSTRSRWLWSRFIPNSSYSPVRGLYMYGGVGTGKTMLMDLFYDQLPSNWRKKRIHFHDFMLNVHSRLQMHKGVADPLEVVAGEISDDSILLCLDEFMVTDVADALILNRLFRHLFNKGTVLVSTSNRAPDRLYEGGLQRDLFLPFIETLKERCVDHAIGSSTDYRKLGSAETGFYFIGKGYPGLLKQKFHHLIGNEIPGPQVVEVVMGRKLQVPLGANGCAHFPFEDLCDRPLGAADYFGLFKNFHTLALEGVPKFGIHNRTAAYRFVTLVDVMYENKARLLCTAEADPVELFESIVTISDAQKISPRTSSRSLKKDDLDLCVDNELGFAKDRTISRLTEMNSKEYLEQHDAKLQEKASQEMQLNASIGH